The following DNA comes from Janthinobacterium sp. TB1-E2.
AACAGCCGAAGTTGTTTGTCATCGGCGATGAATCGCTATTGCATGCGCTGGCATTACCGGATTCTTCATTACAAGCGAATGACATGCCATCTGTATTCTAAAGGCCGGGCCTGGCATTCAATTTCTGATGCATGAAATTGTTGGCCAGAATAATATCTGAGGCGGATTGATCGTATGATGAATAAACTACAGGCTTTCGGTTTAATTGTTTCCCAAGCGGTGCGCGGTGAATTAACGTTTCCCACGAGCGTTAATTCCGCACTGCAATTGCAATTGGCTTTGGCTGAACCGGACTGCCATATCGACCATGCGATCAAGCTGGTATTGGCCGAACCCTTGCTGGCGGCGCGCACGGTTGCGCTGGCCAACTCGGCCGTCTACAGCCGCGGCGATGCGGCGCCCGTGACCAGCGTACGCGCCGCCGTCATGCGCATGGGCTACCGCAATCTGTACGCGCTGGTGGCGGCCATGGTGGTGCGCCAGTTCGGCAGCAAGATCATCGACCCCGTCCTGCGCCAGAAGGCGGCCCAGCTGTGGGAGCACACGGCCCACGTGGCGGCGCTGGCGCACGTGCTTGCCCGCCGCGTGACGCACGTCGATGCCGACACGGCGCTGTTCGCCGGCATCGTGCATGAGGTGGGCGGTTTTTACCTGTTGTCGCGTGCCGACGAATTTCCCGGCCTGCTCGACGACGATGCGGATCACTGGATGGAGTCCGCAGAAGAAATCATTTCCCGCGAAGTCATGAAGAAGCTTTTGATCCCGCTGGCCGTGAGCGAAGCCATCGAAGGCTTGCGCGATGGCTTGCTGTCGATTCCGCCCGACTCCCTGCTCGACACCTTGTTGTTGGCCAAGCAACTGTCGCCCGTGCAGTCGCCGTTGCAGGTGACGTATGTGGAAATGCTCACGCCCTCCGATTCCGTCATCGATTTCATTATCGATAACGAGACTTTGCAAAGCATCCTCGCCGAATCGGCCGAGGAAGTGCGTTCGATGAGTGCCGCGCTGCTCGTCTGAGCTCGTCCGAGATCAGCGCATTGTTCGCCTGGCCCTGCCGCGCTGTCTGCCAGCGCAGTCAGGGGCCCGGATGCAGCACGACCTTGATGCATTGCTCCTGTTTCTTCTGGAAGATTTCGTAGCCGTGCGGCGCTTCGTCCAGGGTCAAGTGGTGGGAAATGATGGCGCCGGGATCGAGCTCGCCCCGTTGTATCCGTTCCAGCAGTGGCTGCATGTAGCGCTGCACGTGTGTTTGGCCCGTCTTGATGGTCAATGAACGGTTCATGATGGAGCCAAACGGAATCTTGTCGCTGAAGCCGCCATATACCCCTGGCACCGAGACGACGCCGCCGTTGCGGCACGCCATCAAGGCTTCGCGCAGGGCCGTGGGACGATCCGATTCCAATTTCATCGTCTGCTTGAGGCGGTCGTAGATATAGCTGACGCCGGAGCCGTGCGCTTCCATGCCGACGGCATCGATGCAGGCATCGGGGCCTCGTCCTCCCGTCATTTCCCGCAGGGCATCGGGCACGTCCACGGCATCGAAATGCAGGGTTTCCGCACCGGACAGTTCGCGCGCCATGCGCAGGCGTTCCGGGTAATGGTCGATGGCGATGACGCGCTCGGCGCCGAGCAGGAAAGCGCTCTGGATGGCGAACTGCCCCACGGGGCCGCAACCCCAGACGGCCACCACCTGGCCTGGCGTGATGGCGCAGGCTTCGGCCGCCATGTAGCCGGTCGGCAGTATGTCCGAGAGAAACAGCACCTGTTCATCCTTGAGCTCGTCCGGTACCTTGATGGGGCCGACGTCGGCAAACGGCACGCGCACATATTCGGCCTGGCCGCCCGCATAGCCGCCCGTCAGGTGGGAATAGCCAAAGATGCCCGCGCCCGAGTGGCCCCACATCTTTTCCGCCATATAGGCGTTCGGATTGGAATTCTCGCACACCGAGTACAGCTGTTGCTCGCAAAAGAAGCAGCGTCCGCAGGCAATGGGAAACGGCACCACCACCCGATCTCCCACCTTGAGCTTGCGCACAGCGGAGCCCACCTCCACCACCTCGCCCATGAACTCATGGCCGAGGATATCGCCTTGTTCCATTGTGGGCACGACGCCATTGTAGAGGTGCAGGTCGGAACCGCAGATGGCCGTGGAACTGACTTTGATGATGGCGTCGCCGGGATTGAGGATGGCGGGATCGGGCACCTGTTCGATCCGTACGTCGCGCTTGCCGTGCCAGCAGTTGGCTTTCATGACACACCTCCGTTTGCTTGCGGTCGGGGGGAAGATACCGTGCCGCCAGCCTTGTGCAGCAAGCGCGTCTTGAAGCTGCGCTTGCCTGACGGCTGGCCCTCGATGGTGCTGACTTCGCCCGTTTCCATCCACTGCTTGAAGCGGCGCAAGGTGGTCTCGATCTTGTAGGCAGGCGCCTGGCTGAACAGGCCGGCCACGGCCGCGCCCACCTTGCCGACCGGCGCCTGCATCTGCAGTTGCATGGTGACCACGGTGCCGCGCCCGCCCGGTGCGGGCGACAGTTCCAGCGCGCCCGTTTCCGCATGATTTTCCGCCGCGCGCCAGCGCATGCCCTGGCCCGGACGCTCGTCTGTCAGTTCGCCTATCCACTCGCCTTCGACGCTGTGCCAGCGCGAGCGGCGCGCATCGATTATCTGCACCGATTGCAAGCCTGGCATGAAGCGGGGCAGGTTTTCCAGGTCGCGCCAGGCGCGGTAGCATTCGTCGGCGGAACGGTTGACGATCACGCTCCTTTGCAGCGCCAGCCCCTCTTCGCCGGGCGCGGGCAGTTCGCTCAGCTTGCGCGGCGCCAGTTGTGCGCTGGCGATATAGTCGATGGCCGTCACGCCTGCCACCACGGCTGCCGTCGCCGCCAGGCGCGTGCGCGCATTGCGCCGGCTGGTCATGGCCACGCCCAGCAGCGACAGATCCATGGCGTCGCCGGCGATGCGCGACCAGCGCCATGCCGGCCTGCTTTCTCCGCGCAGCAAGGCGACACCGCAAGCCATTTCGCGCAGGCCGATGGCGCGTATCCAGACAGACGAGACGCCGCGCAAGCCGCTGGCCCGCGCCAGCCCGCGCGGCGCCACCAGCTGGACCAGGCCCAGTCCGATGCTGAGCCAGCCAAGTGCCGTGATCAGGCCATGGTTGCCATGCGCGGTATCGTCGGGAATGTGCCGCTGCAGCCGTCCATCGCCTTGGACGCGCGCGCTCGTGTAGTGAAGAATGGCGTCGTGCCCATTCCCGGACGAGCCGGATGTTTCCGCTGGCATTTCTGACTGCTGCCGCCACGTTGGCGGACGCGCCGTAGCGCCATCGCTGATGTCTTCGTTTTGCATGCTGCCTCCCTTCTGTGTATGGGAATTAGGCAGCATCGTTTGGTACGCGTTCCGGCAGGCGTGCGTGAGATGCGCTGGATCTGCGCCAGATCAAGCATCGGCACGAAAAAAAACGGCAGCCCCGGTTGGCGCTGCCGTTGTAGCGGAAAGCGACTAGCTTACTTCTGCTGCGCGATCCACCGGTCGACCTTGGCTTCCAGCAGTTTCAGGGGCAGCGTACCGTCGCTCAGCACCACTTCATGGAACTTCGGCAGGCTGAATTTGTCGCCCAAGGCTTGCTGCGCGCGCTGGCGCAGTTCGACGATCTTCAGCGAACCGATCTTGTAGCCCAGCGCCTGGCCCGGCCAGGCCATGTAGCGTTCCGTCTCGCTTTTCGCCACGGCGTCATAGCCGAGGGTGTCGCGCATGTACTTGATGGTCTGCTCGCGCGTCCAGCCCTTGGTGTGCAAGCCCGTGTCGACCACCAGGCGCACGGCGCGCAGCATCTCGTCGTTCAAATGGCCGAAATACTGGGCCGGATCCTCGAACAGGCCCATTTCCTTGCCCAGGGTTTCCGCATACAGGGCCCAGCCTTCCGTGAAGGCATTGTTGCCGCCGAAGCGGCGGAAGTTCGGCAAGTCCATCTCTTGCACCAGCGCCAGATGGAAATGGTGGCCCGGCTTGCCTTCGTGCAGGAACAGGGTGGTCATGCCCGTGTCGCCATACAGTTTCGGATCCGTGACGACGGACCAGAACACGCCGGGGCGCGAACCGTCGGCGGCCGGCGCCGTGTAGTGATCGGCGGCCGTGTCGCGGCTCAGTTCAGGTTCCAGGCGCAAGTCCAGCGGCGCCTTTGGCACCAGGGTGAACAGGGCGGGCAATTTGCTGTCGAGCAGCACGTTTAGTTTCCGGTAGACGTCGAGCACTTCCTGCTCCGTCTTGAACGGGCGGTATTTCGCCTGTTCCGATACCCATACGGGCAGGCCGGCGGCCGGGCCGTTGTAGCCCATCTTCGGGCCCACGATCGCGTATTGTTCCTGGATGCGCGCCACTTCCTTCAAGCCGATGGCGTGGATCTGCTCCGGTTTCAGATCCGTGGTGGTGCTGCTGGCCACGCGCGCCTGGTACCAGGCGGCGCCATCGGGCAGGGCGCTCCAGCCGCTGCTCGTGCGGCCGGCCGGCAGGTAATCGCGCTCCATGAAGGTGGACAGGCGCTGCAGCGCCGGCATCAGCTTGGCTTCGATGATGACGGTATAGGTTTGCGTCAGGCGCGCCTTGTCCGCGTCGGAAAAGCTGGCCGGCAAGTTCTTGATCGGCGTGTAATAGACGCTGTCCTGCGGCGTGGCGCTGACGAGCTTTTTGAATTGCGGCAGGGCCGATTCCGTCAGCGCCTTCGGCAGCACGATGCCCTTTTGCATGCCGACTTTCATGTTGGCGATGGCCTGGTCTATCCAGCCCGGCAACTGGCCGATACGGCTCAGGTAAGCGTCATACTCCTTGATCGTTGTCAAAGGCTGCGATGCCTCGCCGCCCGCATAATTGGCGAGGGTGACGGGCATGCTGTCCATCTGGTTCAGCGGCAGCAGGTATTCCGGGAAGCGCTCGAAGCTCAGCGCCGTCGCCAGTTCATAGTCGAGGATGTCGTAGTTGATCTGGTCCTGGTGCGACAGCTGCGCGCGGGCAATGCTGCGCAGGGTCTTCTGGTACTGGCGGTACAGGGCGAACTGTTTTGCGCGCGCGGCGGGCACGATGGCTGAACCGAGCTGGTCATCAAAACGGTTGTCGCCGCTCTCGGTGGCATTGATCGGCTCGAAACGGGCCAGCGCATCGTAGTATGTGTCGGCCAGCACTTGCAGCTGCTGCTTTGCTTTCGGCGCGCTGACGGCGGGCGCGACGGCTGTTTTGGCTGCGGGCTGGGCCGCTTGCGCCATGGGCGCGTAGGCCAGCAACAGGGAGATGGCCAGGGTGCCGAGGGTGCCGGCGGCAAAACGATGCTTCATGCGCGATGTCCTTTGTAAGGAGGGAATGAACGGAGGCGTTGTGGGTCGGGGCGGCCGGTCGCGATGGAGCAGCCGGGGCGTAAGCATACGCCATTGCCCAGTACGTTTGGATAAATTGTACGAGAGGAATGTTGCTATTTTGCCGTAGGCGGCAGGGCCGCTTTCATCGCTTGCCAGTGGCTGCTGCTCAAGGGAAGGCAAGCAGGGCAGGGCGTGGCGGCGATCAGGCTGCGGATCTGCTGCGCGCGCGCCGCCGTTTGCGGGTGCGAGGAAATCCAGCCTGGTACCTTGGCCTTGTCCTTGTCATCGAGTTTCTGGAAAAAACTGAGCATGCCGTCGGGACGGATGTGCGCGCGCTGTAAGGCGAGCAAACCGAGACGGTCCGCCTCTTCTTCCATGTCGCGGCTGAAATACAAGGTGCCGGCCTGGTGCGCCAGCATGGCGGCCACGGCGCTGATGTCGCCGATGGTCACGCCCACGAGGGCGCCCCAGCCCAGGCTGCTGATCATTTGCCGTAGCGAATGACGCTGCTCCACGTGCTGCACTTCATGCGCGAGTACGCCGGCCAACTCGCCCGGGTCGGCGGCCTGGCGCAGCAAGCCCGTATGCACGACGATGATGCCACCCGGCATAGCAAACGCGTTGACCGTGTCGTCGTTCTTGATCAGCCAGCGGTACTGGTAGCGCGAGCCGGCCGTCAGCTTGCGGCCGATCTCCTGCACCGTCTGCTGCGCCACGCCGCTTTCGCTGATGCCGCCCTGCGCGCGCACTTGCGACAGGGCCAGTTCGCCCAGCTGTTTTTCCGTCGACAAGGGGATCAATCCTGCCAGCGCGCCGACGGCATGGCCGCCTTGCCACCATAGCAGGGCCGCCGCGACGACGGTCGCGCCCGTCAAACCGGCCAGCCAGCCCGACACCTGCCGCCGGTTGCGCTGGCGCTCGCCCCACAAACGCTGCAGTTGCGGCTGCAGCGCGGCCGGCGCTTCGCGCAAGACGATGGCGATGTCGCTCGCCGTCAGCGGTTTCAGCGAGGCTTGCCGTCCTTGTTCGTCGAGCCAGTTCAGGAACAGTTCCGGCCCATCGACGCCGCCCACGCTGACGACCAGCTGCGCCACGTCGACACCATGGCCGGGCGCATCGATAGCCAGCTGGCTGCCGAAAAAATGCGCGCTGACGGCCGTGCCCGCCGGGCCGCCGTCGGGGCCGCTCAGCAGTGCCTGGAATGGCGTCATGCGGCCGCCTCGGCAAAGCGGCTTTCGTACAGGGCCGCCATCAGGTCGGACTGGCTGATGATGCCGGCCAGGCGCTCTTCATCGTCGAGAATGGGAATGTGGTGATAGCCGGCGTCGGCCATCAGGGGAACCAGATCGATGATGGGCGTGCCCAGGCGGGCCGTGTGCGGGGATGGCGTCATCAGCTGCCCCACCACTTCCGGCTTGTCGCTATGGGACAGGCCGCTGCGTTGCAGCAGGCCGCGCAGGCGCTGGCGCATGCCCTGATAATCGTCGAGGCCGCCGTGGCGCAGGAAATCCGTTTGCGTGATGATGCCGATGACGCGGCGCGCCCGGTTCAGCACGGGCAGGGCGCCCACCTGGTGCTCGCGCATGGTGCGCCAGGCAACATCGAGTGGCGTGCCGAACTCCACGCTGAGCACGTCTTTCGACATGATGTCGGCGCAGGTGACGACGCCGAAGCGGCGCTGGTAGGCGCGCATTTCCGTTTGCAGGAAGATCGCTTGCAAATCGTCGCGGCTGATATCGAGCACTTCGCTGTGCTGGCGCAAGACGGCATCGAGGTCATCCGGAGAAAAGCCCAGGCGGTTGCTGGGCACGTTATCCTTGGTATCGTGCGGATGCGGCGCCACCAGTTGCTGGATGTGCGGGTAGCGGCGTCCCGTCAGG
Coding sequences within:
- a CDS encoding HDOD domain-containing protein gives rise to the protein MNKLQAFGLIVSQAVRGELTFPTSVNSALQLQLALAEPDCHIDHAIKLVLAEPLLAARTVALANSAVYSRGDAAPVTSVRAAVMRMGYRNLYALVAAMVVRQFGSKIIDPVLRQKAAQLWEHTAHVAALAHVLARRVTHVDADTALFAGIVHEVGGFYLLSRADEFPGLLDDDADHWMESAEEIISREVMKKLLIPLAVSEAIEGLRDGLLSIPPDSLLDTLLLAKQLSPVQSPLQVTYVEMLTPSDSVIDFIIDNETLQSILAESAEEVRSMSAALLV
- a CDS encoding zinc-dependent alcohol dehydrogenase, with protein sequence MKANCWHGKRDVRIEQVPDPAILNPGDAIIKVSSTAICGSDLHLYNGVVPTMEQGDILGHEFMGEVVEVGSAVRKLKVGDRVVVPFPIACGRCFFCEQQLYSVCENSNPNAYMAEKMWGHSGAGIFGYSHLTGGYAGGQAEYVRVPFADVGPIKVPDELKDEQVLFLSDILPTGYMAAEACAITPGQVVAVWGCGPVGQFAIQSAFLLGAERVIAIDHYPERLRMARELSGAETLHFDAVDVPDALREMTGGRGPDACIDAVGMEAHGSGVSYIYDRLKQTMKLESDRPTALREALMACRNGGVVSVPGVYGGFSDKIPFGSIMNRSLTIKTGQTHVQRYMQPLLERIQRGELDPGAIISHHLTLDEAPHGYEIFQKKQEQCIKVVLHPGP
- a CDS encoding SRPBCC family protein, giving the protein MQNEDISDGATARPPTWRQQSEMPAETSGSSGNGHDAILHYTSARVQGDGRLQRHIPDDTAHGNHGLITALGWLSIGLGLVQLVAPRGLARASGLRGVSSVWIRAIGLREMACGVALLRGESRPAWRWSRIAGDAMDLSLLGVAMTSRRNARTRLAATAAVVAGVTAIDYIASAQLAPRKLSELPAPGEEGLALQRSVIVNRSADECYRAWRDLENLPRFMPGLQSVQIIDARRSRWHSVEGEWIGELTDERPGQGMRWRAAENHAETGALELSPAPGGRGTVVTMQLQMQAPVGKVGAAVAGLFSQAPAYKIETTLRRFKQWMETGEVSTIEGQPSGKRSFKTRLLHKAGGTVSSPRPQANGGVS
- a CDS encoding DUF885 domain-containing protein encodes the protein MKHRFAAGTLGTLAISLLLAYAPMAQAAQPAAKTAVAPAVSAPKAKQQLQVLADTYYDALARFEPINATESGDNRFDDQLGSAIVPAARAKQFALYRQYQKTLRSIARAQLSHQDQINYDILDYELATALSFERFPEYLLPLNQMDSMPVTLANYAGGEASQPLTTIKEYDAYLSRIGQLPGWIDQAIANMKVGMQKGIVLPKALTESALPQFKKLVSATPQDSVYYTPIKNLPASFSDADKARLTQTYTVIIEAKLMPALQRLSTFMERDYLPAGRTSSGWSALPDGAAWYQARVASSTTTDLKPEQIHAIGLKEVARIQEQYAIVGPKMGYNGPAAGLPVWVSEQAKYRPFKTEQEVLDVYRKLNVLLDSKLPALFTLVPKAPLDLRLEPELSRDTAADHYTAPAADGSRPGVFWSVVTDPKLYGDTGMTTLFLHEGKPGHHFHLALVQEMDLPNFRRFGGNNAFTEGWALYAETLGKEMGLFEDPAQYFGHLNDEMLRAVRLVVDTGLHTKGWTREQTIKYMRDTLGYDAVAKSETERYMAWPGQALGYKIGSLKIVELRQRAQQALGDKFSLPKFHEVVLSDGTLPLKLLEAKVDRWIAQQK
- a CDS encoding M48 family metallopeptidase; protein product: MTPFQALLSGPDGGPAGTAVSAHFFGSQLAIDAPGHGVDVAQLVVSVGGVDGPELFLNWLDEQGRQASLKPLTASDIAIVLREAPAALQPQLQRLWGERQRNRRQVSGWLAGLTGATVVAAALLWWQGGHAVGALAGLIPLSTEKQLGELALSQVRAQGGISESGVAQQTVQEIGRKLTAGSRYQYRWLIKNDDTVNAFAMPGGIIVVHTGLLRQAADPGELAGVLAHEVQHVEQRHSLRQMISSLGWGALVGVTIGDISAVAAMLAHQAGTLYFSRDMEEEADRLGLLALQRAHIRPDGMLSFFQKLDDKDKAKVPGWISSHPQTAARAQQIRSLIAATPCPACLPLSSSHWQAMKAALPPTAK
- a CDS encoding HPP family protein, with amino-acid sequence MTTSFLARWLPQPNNGSRREQLRACAGAICGLLLTGLICHFLLAPDSASVYLIAPMGASAVLLFCLPASPLAQPWSVVGGNVISGLVGMACVKWLGSSVGVAALAACLAIGAMFALRCLHPPGGAVALTTVVGGASVHAAGFEFVFITVLFNSAVLVACAVLYNNLTGRRYPHIQQLVAPHPHDTKDNVPSNRLGFSPDDLDAVLRQHSEVLDISRDDLQAIFLQTEMRAYQRRFGVVTCADIMSKDVLSVEFGTPLDVAWRTMREHQVGALPVLNRARRVIGIITQTDFLRHGGLDDYQGMRQRLRGLLQRSGLSHSDKPEVVGQLMTPSPHTARLGTPIIDLVPLMADAGYHHIPILDDEERLAGIISQSDLMAALYESRFAEAAA